A part of Petroclostridium xylanilyticum genomic DNA contains:
- the uvrC gene encoding excinuclease ABC subunit UvrC has product MFDIQEQLKKLPDSPGVYIMKDKDKNIIYIGKAKILKNRVRQYFQSSKHHSPKVQSMVANIAEFEYIVTDSELEALVLECNLIKKHKPRYNILLKDDKHYPYIKVTMNEEYPRIVITRKIEKDGAKYFGPYTSTTAVRETIDLIKKVFWIRTCKKEFPRDIGKERPCLNYYIKQCLAPCQGNINKESYRQMFRDICAFLDGKQDALIDKLTRDMHEAAERMDFEKAASIRDKINNIKQIAEKQKIISSTLSDQDVVAFAAGEDEACVQVFFIRGGKLIGREHFIIDGTSQMESQEVMTSFVKQFYNSTSYIPKEIVLQEDIDEASIIESWLTSRRGSKVYITVPRKGEKQKLIQMVAKNALETLQQFEGKLRKDKQFVQSALTELKNYLSLEKLPYRIEAYDISNTGGIESVGSMVVFKNAKPSNSDYRKFKIKSVIGPNDYDSMKEILYRRFKRANKESDLIKSGELNEEDAKFYQLPDLILVDGGKGHVSSVKEILNELRINIPVFGMVKDDRHRTRAAATEDLEINIPVDSSAFRLLTQIQDEVHRVAITYHRKLRSKKIIQSELEAIDGIGSVRRKKLLQHFKSIDKIRMATIDELTQVEGMDKRSAESVYNYFHAKNK; this is encoded by the coding sequence ATGTTTGATATTCAGGAACAATTAAAAAAACTGCCCGACAGTCCCGGGGTATATATAATGAAAGACAAAGATAAAAACATAATATATATCGGCAAGGCAAAAATTCTTAAGAATAGAGTGAGACAGTATTTTCAATCATCAAAACATCATTCTCCTAAAGTACAATCTATGGTTGCAAATATTGCGGAATTTGAATACATTGTTACTGATTCTGAATTGGAAGCATTAGTGCTTGAATGCAATTTAATAAAGAAGCATAAACCAAGATATAATATACTATTGAAGGACGACAAACATTATCCATATATTAAAGTAACCATGAATGAAGAATATCCGAGAATTGTTATAACACGTAAAATCGAAAAAGATGGAGCAAAATATTTTGGGCCTTATACCAGCACTACGGCAGTTAGAGAAACAATTGACTTGATAAAAAAGGTATTTTGGATAAGAACTTGTAAAAAAGAGTTTCCAAGAGATATAGGAAAAGAAAGGCCCTGCCTCAATTATTATATCAAGCAATGTCTGGCTCCTTGCCAGGGGAATATCAATAAAGAATCTTACAGGCAAATGTTTAGAGATATATGTGCATTCCTAGACGGTAAACAGGACGCATTAATAGATAAATTAACAAGAGATATGCATGAGGCGGCTGAAAGGATGGATTTCGAGAAAGCTGCAAGTATAAGAGACAAAATTAATAATATCAAACAAATTGCAGAAAAACAAAAAATTATATCTTCTACTTTAAGCGATCAGGATGTTGTTGCTTTTGCAGCAGGGGAAGACGAGGCATGCGTACAGGTTTTCTTTATTCGGGGCGGAAAATTAATAGGAAGAGAGCATTTTATCATTGATGGAACTTCTCAAATGGAAAGTCAGGAAGTAATGACATCTTTTGTAAAGCAGTTTTATAACAGCACTTCCTATATTCCTAAGGAGATAGTCTTACAGGAAGATATTGATGAAGCTTCTATTATTGAATCCTGGTTAACAAGCAGACGTGGTTCAAAAGTTTATATAACAGTACCGCGAAAAGGTGAAAAGCAAAAGCTGATACAAATGGTTGCAAAAAATGCATTAGAAACGTTGCAGCAGTTTGAAGGGAAATTAAGGAAGGACAAACAATTTGTACAAAGTGCTTTAACAGAGCTAAAAAATTATTTGTCGTTAGAAAAATTACCGTATAGAATAGAAGCTTACGATATTTCTAATACTGGTGGAATTGAAAGTGTCGGATCCATGGTTGTATTTAAAAATGCCAAACCGTCAAATAGTGATTATAGAAAATTTAAGATCAAGTCGGTAATAGGGCCAAATGACTATGACAGCATGAAAGAGATACTATATAGAAGATTTAAGCGTGCAAACAAAGAAAGTGATTTAATAAAAAGTGGTGAATTGAATGAAGAGGATGCAAAATTTTATCAGCTGCCGGATCTAATATTAGTAGATGGTGGTAAAGGGCATGTTAGCTCTGTCAAGGAAATCTTAAATGAATTGAGGATAAATATTCCCGTCTTCGGAATGGTGAAAGATGACCGTCATAGGACTAGAGCAGCTGCAACAGAAGACTTGGAAATCAATATACCTGTTGATAGCAGTGCGTTCAGACTTCTTACGCAGATCCAAGATGAAGTACACAGAGTGGCTATCACTTATCATAGAAAATTGAGAAGTAAAAAAATCATACAATCAGAGTTGGAAGCTATAGATGGCATAGGTAGTGTAAGAAGAAAAAAATTATTACAACATTTTAAGTCTATAGATAAGATACGAATGGCCACCATTGACGAGCTTACCCAGGTAGAAGGTATGGATAAACGGTCAGCTGAAAGTGTTTATAATTATTTTCATGCTAAAAATAAATAA
- a CDS encoding HPr family phosphocarrier protein encodes MISREVVVQNQVGLHARPATFFIQKANEFKSSIWVEKDERKVNAKSLLGVLSLGISKGTQITIIADGADEENAVNAMVNLINSNFAE; translated from the coding sequence ATGATATCAAGAGAAGTGGTGGTACAAAACCAAGTAGGGCTCCATGCTAGGCCAGCCACGTTTTTTATTCAAAAGGCTAATGAGTTCAAGTCAAGTATATGGGTAGAAAAAGATGAAAGAAAGGTTAATGCTAAGAGCTTATTAGGAGTTCTTTCTCTTGGAATCTCAAAAGGGACTCAAATCACAATAATTGCTGACGGTGCTGACGAAGAAAATGCAGTAAATGCGATGGTTAACTTAATTAATTCTAATTTTGCAGAGTAA
- a CDS encoding PDZ domain-containing protein: MEFLFSLGDAVGIIKVVSMYFTIGILQPLYIGIIFLIYIFYKRIINFEQNILIKSKSSLHELVFESVMYGILAGFIISLIINFAGIHIRIDNGSLMYLWIVVIILALMNVRYLCFSYAGGILALSNLIFGWPDIDVSGLLALVGLLHLTEAFLIWSHGYKNAVPVFVRHKNKVVGAFSIQKFWPIPITLLVLNIILKADMPADVVNINTPDWWPLMKQPDILENQAILFGILPVPAALGYSEVVITDQPKRKAKKSATYLSLYSIILIGLSIASSTFHYLKYIAALFAPIAHELLILYWIKKEKNGNAYFSVPEKGVRILDTVEDGPGAHMGILPGDIILRINNKEVMTDQGIDAILSDYPTFIWVDILRDESNTLTLEHKSYPDGIAGLGIITVPRDENVSNVLQTLENRSLLSRVIKKLK; encoded by the coding sequence ATGGAATTTTTGTTTTCACTTGGAGATGCAGTAGGTATTATTAAAGTAGTAAGTATGTATTTTACGATTGGTATTTTACAACCTTTATACATAGGAATAATTTTTCTGATTTATATATTTTATAAAAGAATAATAAACTTTGAACAAAATATTTTAATTAAGTCAAAATCCAGTTTACACGAGCTAGTATTTGAATCTGTAATGTATGGTATTTTGGCTGGTTTTATTATAAGCTTAATTATAAATTTCGCAGGTATACATATCCGTATAGATAACGGCAGCTTGATGTATCTTTGGATAGTAGTAATTATACTGGCTCTTATGAATGTAAGATATCTATGTTTTTCTTATGCAGGGGGAATACTTGCGTTATCTAACCTCATTTTCGGGTGGCCTGATATTGATGTTAGCGGACTACTTGCGCTAGTAGGCTTGCTTCATCTTACCGAAGCATTTCTTATCTGGAGTCATGGCTATAAAAACGCAGTCCCTGTTTTTGTAAGACATAAGAATAAGGTTGTAGGTGCTTTTTCTATACAAAAATTTTGGCCAATTCCTATTACTTTACTAGTATTAAATATAATACTAAAAGCAGATATGCCTGCTGATGTGGTTAATATAAACACTCCGGACTGGTGGCCCCTGATGAAACAACCGGATATTCTGGAAAATCAAGCAATTCTTTTTGGCATTTTACCTGTACCAGCCGCTTTAGGTTACTCAGAAGTAGTGATTACTGACCAACCAAAAAGAAAAGCTAAAAAATCAGCAACATATTTGAGTTTGTATAGTATAATATTAATAGGACTCTCAATTGCATCCTCTACTTTTCATTATCTAAAATATATTGCAGCACTATTTGCGCCCATTGCACATGAACTTCTAATCTTATATTGGATAAAGAAAGAGAAAAACGGTAATGCTTATTTTTCGGTACCTGAGAAAGGTGTAAGAATTTTGGATACTGTTGAAGACGGGCCGGGTGCACATATGGGAATTCTTCCGGGAGACATTATACTACGAATCAATAATAAAGAGGTAATGACAGACCAGGGTATTGATGCTATATTGAGTGATTATCCCACCTTTATATGGGTTGATATTTTAAGGGATGAATCAAATACTTTAACGCTTGAGCATAAAAGCTATCCGGATGGAATTGCTGGTTTAGGAATAATTACAGTGCCTAGAGATGAAAATGTATCGAATGTATTGCAAACTTTGGAAAATAGGAGCTTATTAAGTAGAGTCATCAAAAAATTAAAATGA
- a CDS encoding ECF transporter S component, producing the protein MKSSQNAGVATFSIRQITVVGVLTAITVVLGQSGLGFLIIPGLPAKITIMHIPVIIGAIIEGPVVGALVGLLFGIFSIIQNMMMPTPLSFAFLNPLVSVLPRVLIGIVSYYAYRFISLKYDSIKIGITAAIGTATNTIGVLGMIYLLYAAPFAELKKVDVSKVGKIMAGIAVTNGIPEIIAAVIITIAIVTPLKKILKR; encoded by the coding sequence ATGAAATCATCACAAAACGCGGGTGTTGCGACTTTCAGCATCCGTCAAATCACTGTTGTAGGTGTACTTACCGCTATTACCGTAGTACTGGGGCAGTCTGGACTGGGTTTTTTAATAATACCGGGTTTGCCTGCCAAAATCACCATAATGCACATCCCGGTTATTATTGGAGCTATTATTGAGGGACCTGTTGTAGGGGCATTAGTTGGGTTATTATTTGGCATTTTTAGTATTATTCAAAATATGATGATGCCTACCCCTCTGTCTTTTGCTTTCCTAAATCCGTTAGTATCTGTTTTACCTAGAGTTTTGATTGGTATTGTTTCATACTATGCTTATAGATTTATAAGCTTAAAGTATGACTCTATAAAAATAGGTATTACTGCTGCAATAGGCACAGCTACTAATACTATCGGGGTTTTAGGAATGATTTACTTACTATATGCAGCTCCCTTTGCAGAATTAAAAAAGGTGGATGTAAGTAAGGTAGGAAAGATAATGGCCGGAATAGCAGTTACCAACGGTATTCCGGAAATTATAGCGGCGGTAATTATAACAATAGCAATAGTAACACCATTGAAAAAAATCCTTAAAAGATGA
- a CDS encoding XTP/dITP diphosphatase, with protein MRMVVATKNKGKIKEITEILQDLGIQVVSQDELNIKIDVVEDGTTFEENAVKKASEIMNISKEITLADDSGLEVDYLNGAPGIYSARYAGPNATDYDNNNKLLKALEGVPFEKRTARFVCAIAAVFPDGRKIVARGECEGIINFQPAGQNGFGYDPLFYIPEYGMTMAEIDPQLKNKISHRAKALNMLKEELKKYISL; from the coding sequence ATGAGAATGGTTGTTGCAACTAAAAATAAAGGAAAGATCAAGGAAATTACTGAAATCTTACAGGATTTAGGGATACAGGTGGTCTCTCAAGATGAACTTAATATCAAAATTGATGTAGTAGAAGATGGGACTACCTTTGAAGAGAATGCCGTCAAAAAGGCATCAGAAATTATGAATATATCTAAGGAAATTACTCTTGCGGATGACTCAGGGCTGGAAGTAGACTACCTAAATGGTGCTCCAGGCATATACTCCGCAAGATATGCAGGTCCAAATGCTACGGATTATGATAATAACAATAAATTGCTTAAAGCACTTGAAGGAGTCCCCTTTGAAAAACGTACAGCCCGGTTTGTTTGTGCAATAGCTGCAGTATTTCCTGATGGCAGAAAAATCGTTGCCAGAGGTGAATGTGAAGGAATTATTAATTTTCAACCAGCCGGACAAAATGGCTTTGGTTATGACCCTTTATTTTATATTCCTGAGTACGGAATGACGATGGCGGAAATAGACCCGCAGCTTAAGAATAAGATAAGTCATAGGGCGAAAGCTTTAAATATGTTAAAAGAGGAGCTAAAAAAGTACATTTCTTTGTAG
- the rph gene encoding ribonuclease PH, with translation MARIDGRENNQLRQVKITRNFTKYAEGSVLIEMGDTKVICTATVEEKVPPFKKGLGEGWVTAEYSMLPRATQERNVRDINRLKLNGRTSEIQRLIGRALRSVVNLSMLGERTITIDCDVIQADGGTRTASITGGFVALLDALNKLVEAGTIEKIPVNSFVAAVSVGVAEENVLLDLCYGEDSHAKVDMNIIMNDKNQFIEIQGTGEESPFSKEEFNALLALGEQGIKELINIQKQAVQDILSKMEYQDENSGE, from the coding sequence TTGGCTAGAATTGACGGAAGAGAAAACAATCAATTAAGACAGGTGAAAATAACCCGAAATTTTACAAAATATGCTGAGGGTTCAGTCCTTATTGAAATGGGAGATACTAAGGTGATTTGCACTGCAACGGTAGAGGAAAAAGTTCCCCCCTTTAAGAAAGGTTTGGGAGAAGGATGGGTAACAGCAGAGTACTCAATGCTCCCTCGTGCAACCCAAGAAAGAAATGTAAGAGATATTAACCGCTTAAAGTTAAACGGAAGAACTTCTGAAATTCAAAGATTAATCGGAAGAGCTCTGCGTTCTGTGGTAAATCTTTCAATGCTGGGAGAACGGACCATCACTATTGATTGTGATGTCATACAGGCTGATGGAGGGACAAGGACAGCATCTATTACAGGAGGATTTGTTGCATTATTGGATGCATTAAATAAACTGGTTGAAGCTGGAACTATAGAAAAAATCCCTGTCAATAGTTTTGTAGCAGCAGTAAGCGTGGGTGTGGCAGAAGAAAATGTGCTTCTGGATTTGTGTTATGGGGAAGATTCCCATGCGAAAGTGGATATGAATATTATTATGAATGATAAAAACCAGTTTATAGAAATCCAAGGTACAGGGGAAGAATCACCCTTTTCAAAGGAAGAGTTTAATGCACTGTTAGCTTTAGGGGAACAGGGAATAAAGGAGTTAATTAATATTCAAAAGCAAGCAGTACAAGATATTTTATCAAAAATGGAATATCAAGATGAAAATAGTGGGGAGTGA
- a CDS encoding GerMN domain-containing protein yields the protein MRNIFVTFIIICMAFFSGCNIIDGKSKEVYKENDAAKKNAVNEQKPANSDNQIIQDNENGDKNKANSSTQPLENNNSDDMRYTTFYYQDADGLLIPVTRKTARIQGIGKAAIYSLVDVPVIREDIGRVGLFPVLPGGTRIMGMTINNGIAAVDFNDRILDYDTEQKEKNILNCLVYTLTEFDTIESVQILKNGEKLKTLKFGSAVDLPLTRQRINSFMDNKNNVDSNKEHVEVYFTKLVNNKYMYYIPVSRPINKPTSDIDRYMKTLNELIKGEIEGKGLKSYVPKKLGIKGIQIDGQTVILNFDDEILNATHSTASFDTMLKQITLCFKQFGKVKKVKINVNGKALEFLGENKGKDVLEVPLYANQF from the coding sequence ATGAGGAATATTTTTGTTACATTTATTATAATATGTATGGCATTCTTTTCAGGGTGTAATATAATAGATGGAAAAAGTAAGGAAGTTTATAAGGAAAATGACGCAGCGAAAAAAAATGCGGTAAATGAACAAAAGCCTGCTAACAGTGACAATCAAATTATTCAAGATAATGAAAATGGTGATAAAAACAAAGCCAATTCTTCAACGCAACCGTTGGAAAATAATAATTCTGATGACATGCGTTATACAACATTTTACTATCAGGATGCTGATGGATTGCTGATTCCGGTTACTAGAAAGACTGCCAGGATTCAAGGTATAGGAAAAGCAGCAATATACTCTCTTGTAGATGTCCCTGTAATAAGAGAAGATATTGGCAGAGTAGGGTTGTTTCCTGTACTGCCTGGAGGGACACGTATAATGGGAATGACCATTAACAATGGAATTGCTGCAGTTGATTTTAATGACCGCATATTGGATTATGATACAGAACAAAAGGAAAAAAATATACTTAACTGTCTTGTATACACATTAACAGAATTTGATACAATAGAAAGTGTTCAAATTTTGAAAAATGGTGAAAAATTAAAAACATTGAAGTTTGGAAGTGCTGTTGATTTACCACTGACAAGGCAAAGAATTAATAGTTTTATGGATAACAAAAACAATGTAGATTCAAATAAAGAACATGTAGAAGTTTATTTTACTAAACTAGTTAATAATAAATATATGTACTATATTCCTGTTAGCAGGCCTATTAACAAACCAACCAGTGATATTGACAGGTATATGAAAACCTTGAATGAACTTATCAAGGGTGAAATTGAAGGGAAGGGGTTAAAATCCTATGTGCCTAAAAAATTGGGGATAAAAGGCATTCAAATTGATGGGCAAACAGTAATACTTAATTTTGATGATGAAATTTTAAATGCAACCCATTCTACTGCCAGTTTTGATACAATGTTAAAACAGATTACCCTGTGCTTTAAACAGTTTGGAAAAGTAAAAAAGGTTAAGATAAATGTTAACGGTAAGGCATTGGAATTTTTAGGGGAGAATAAGGGAAAAGATGTATTAGAGGTACCTTTATATGCGAATCAATTTTAA
- the galE gene encoding UDP-glucose 4-epimerase GalE has translation MAILVTGGAGYIGSHTVAELIDANEEVVVLDNLQKGHKAAVLGGKLYQGDLRDDEFLDKVFKENEIESVIHFAADSLVGESVGEPLKYYNNNVVSTLKLLTKMKECGVNRIVFSSTAATYGEPENIPILETDKTQPTNPYGETKLAVEKALKWADNAYGIKYASLRYFNAAGAHISGKIGEDHSPESHLIPIILQVALGKREAISIFGDDYNTPDGSCIRDYIHVTDLAQAHILALKKLRNGGNSDVYNLGNGTGFSVKEVVEIAREVTGINIKAVIAARRPGDPAILVASSERIQRELNWQPKYNDLRTIIETAWNWHKNHPNGFND, from the coding sequence ATGGCGATTTTAGTTACTGGAGGAGCAGGGTATATAGGCAGTCATACTGTTGCGGAGCTAATTGATGCGAATGAGGAAGTAGTAGTATTGGATAATCTTCAAAAAGGTCATAAGGCTGCGGTATTGGGTGGAAAATTGTACCAGGGAGATCTAAGAGATGATGAATTTTTAGATAAGGTATTTAAGGAAAATGAGATTGAATCAGTTATTCATTTTGCCGCTGATTCACTGGTGGGGGAAAGTGTAGGTGAACCATTAAAATATTATAATAATAATGTTGTATCTACATTAAAATTACTTACGAAAATGAAAGAATGTGGAGTAAATAGGATTGTATTTTCATCTACTGCTGCTACTTATGGTGAACCGGAAAACATTCCTATTTTAGAAACTGATAAGACCCAGCCAACTAATCCATATGGAGAGACGAAATTAGCTGTGGAAAAAGCCTTAAAATGGGCGGACAATGCCTATGGAATTAAATACGCTTCTTTAAGATATTTTAACGCAGCTGGTGCCCATATTAGCGGAAAAATAGGAGAAGACCATAGCCCTGAAAGTCATTTGATACCTATTATCCTGCAAGTGGCACTTGGAAAAAGGGAAGCTATTAGTATTTTTGGTGATGACTACAACACCCCTGATGGAAGCTGCATTAGAGACTATATTCATGTAACCGATTTGGCTCAGGCGCATATACTGGCTCTGAAAAAATTACGCAATGGCGGAAATAGCGATGTATATAATCTTGGAAACGGAACGGGATTTTCTGTAAAAGAGGTTGTTGAGATTGCGAGAGAGGTAACGGGAATAAATATTAAAGCGGTTATTGCTGCTAGAAGACCGGGAGATCCTGCAATTCTTGTCGCATCTTCAGAAAGGATTCAAAGAGAGTTAAATTGGCAGCCTAAGTATAATGATTTAAGGACAATAATAGAAACGGCATGGAACTGGCATAAGAACCACCCGAATGGATTTAATGATTAG
- a CDS encoding galactokinase — MEIKDLKKRFVEIYGGAEEDLRVFASPGRVNLIGEHTDYNGGYVFPAALTMKTTIIARPRKDREVHLAATDLECRVKASLDQLEQYKKLEWGNYQLGVADELQKAGYQLTGCELLYDDTVPHGGGLSSSAAIEVATALTLVTLGNEANGINKEVDMVEMAKIGQKAENNYVGVNCGIMDQFASAMGKANHAIFLDCKDLSYKLVPLNLKGYKIVISNTNKKRSLAHSKYNERRSECERGLEILKNVLPEASCLGEISYEQFKQYKHLIEDEVVRKRVEHVISEDDRVLKSVEALNKDDIAEFGKLMIASHNSLRDLYEVTGVELDTLVEEALKIEGVIGSRMTGAGFGGCTVSIVKEEAVEKFIEQVGKNYFERVGLQASFYVSEVGDGGKEIK; from the coding sequence GTGGAAATTAAAGATTTGAAAAAAAGGTTTGTGGAGATTTATGGAGGTGCTGAAGAGGATTTAAGGGTATTCGCATCTCCGGGAAGAGTGAATTTAATTGGAGAACATACCGACTATAACGGTGGGTATGTATTCCCGGCAGCGTTAACGATGAAGACTACCATTATAGCAAGGCCGAGAAAGGACCGGGAGGTCCATTTGGCAGCTACTGATTTAGAATGTAGAGTAAAAGCTTCGCTTGATCAACTGGAGCAATATAAAAAGTTGGAATGGGGGAATTACCAGCTGGGCGTTGCGGATGAACTGCAAAAAGCCGGATATCAGCTTACAGGTTGTGAACTGCTTTACGATGACACTGTTCCCCATGGAGGCGGATTATCTTCATCGGCGGCAATAGAAGTTGCGACTGCTCTGACATTAGTCACTTTGGGTAATGAAGCAAATGGCATTAATAAGGAAGTAGATATGGTTGAAATGGCTAAAATAGGCCAAAAAGCAGAAAATAACTATGTGGGTGTTAACTGCGGTATCATGGACCAGTTTGCTTCTGCAATGGGTAAAGCAAACCATGCCATTTTTCTTGATTGCAAAGATTTGAGCTACAAGTTGGTCCCATTAAATTTAAAAGGTTATAAGATTGTTATATCAAATACCAATAAAAAAAGAAGCCTTGCACATTCCAAATATAACGAAAGAAGAAGTGAGTGTGAAAGAGGGTTGGAAATACTTAAAAATGTTTTACCAGAAGCATCGTGTCTGGGTGAGATATCCTATGAACAGTTTAAACAATACAAACACCTTATTGAAGATGAAGTGGTGAGAAAAAGAGTAGAACATGTAATTTCTGAAGATGATAGAGTGTTGAAATCTGTAGAAGCTTTGAACAAGGATGATATTGCGGAATTTGGCAAACTAATGATAGCTTCTCACAATTCTTTAAGAGACCTATATGAAGTTACCGGGGTAGAGCTGGATACTCTGGTAGAAGAAGCTTTAAAAATTGAGGGAGTGATCGGTTCAAGAATGACCGGAGCAGGATTCGGCGGCTGCACAGTAAGTATTGTAAAGGAAGAGGCAGTTGAAAAATTCATTGAACAGGTAGGAAAAAATTATTTTGAACGAGTAGGACTTCAGGCCTCTTTTTATGTTTCTGAAGTTGGAGATGGCGGAAAGGAAATAAAATAA
- the galT gene encoding galactose-1-phosphate uridylyltransferase → MAELRWNPLIKDWVMIASHRQNRPQMPKDWCPFCPGSGKVPEHYEVYKYDNDFPALSQDPPVPDDVATDIYKTREAYGKCEVILYSPEHTVTLPELPVDHIKKLVDLWTERFVEMKKDEKIKYVFIFENRGEVVGVTMPHPHGQIYGYSFIPKKLELELEACKEHYDTKHSCLICDMIKDEMEFGKRIIIENEDFIAFLPFFSEYPYGMYIASKKHKQNLTQFSDSEKYNLAKIIKETAGTMDALFDYPFPYMMCMHQDPVNSGDFSEYYHFHIEFFPPMRSAEKQKFNASSETGAWAHCNPTAPEEKAEELREAYKRFLSK, encoded by the coding sequence ATGGCTGAATTACGTTGGAATCCATTGATAAAAGATTGGGTGATGATTGCGTCACACCGTCAGAATAGACCGCAGATGCCGAAAGATTGGTGTCCGTTTTGTCCAGGTTCAGGCAAGGTTCCGGAACATTATGAAGTATATAAGTATGATAATGATTTTCCGGCATTATCCCAGGATCCTCCTGTGCCAGATGATGTAGCGACTGACATTTATAAAACCCGGGAAGCATATGGTAAATGTGAGGTTATTTTATACTCTCCGGAACACACTGTGACATTACCGGAGCTTCCTGTTGACCATATAAAAAAATTAGTTGACCTGTGGACAGAACGGTTTGTAGAAATGAAAAAGGATGAAAAAATCAAATATGTTTTCATATTCGAAAATAGGGGTGAAGTTGTAGGTGTTACCATGCCTCATCCCCATGGGCAAATTTATGGTTACTCATTTATTCCTAAAAAGCTTGAGTTGGAACTTGAAGCATGTAAAGAACATTATGACACCAAACACTCCTGTCTTATCTGTGATATGATCAAAGATGAGATGGAATTCGGCAAAAGGATTATCATTGAAAATGAAGATTTTATTGCTTTCCTGCCGTTTTTCTCAGAATATCCCTATGGGATGTATATAGCCAGCAAAAAGCATAAGCAAAATTTAACGCAGTTTAGTGATTCTGAGAAATATAATTTAGCAAAGATCATCAAAGAAACTGCCGGCACCATGGATGCTTTGTTTGACTATCCATTTCCATATATGATGTGTATGCACCAGGACCCTGTAAATAGCGGTGACTTTAGCGAATATTATCATTTTCATATAGAATTTTTCCCACCAATGAGATCAGCTGAAAAGCAAAAATTTAATGCTTCCAGTGAAACAGGGGCATGGGCTCACTGTAATCCAACCGCACCGGAAGAGAAAGCTGAAGAACTGCGTGAAGCGTACAAACGGTTTTTAAGTAAATGA